GATAGGATTAGAAAAGCTACATCTTACGATACGTTTATTGTGGGAGTTACGAGTGCTACTCCAAGTATTATCGGGAACAGCGCGGGATTACGTTGGCAAGGAAAGTATTTGACCGATGAATGGGGACGTAAACAGTATCAAGAAGTCGTATTTCCAGCTCAAATATCCAAGGATGGAAATATACTGACGGCCGAAAGAAAAGAACTGCAGCCCAAGCTGAATCCTTCATGGGATCCTAATGAGGAATATGTATCTCGATTGAAACGGCCAGAATGGGTCGCTGTCGGATTAATCGGTCAAATTCGGGTCCGAGATGACGCTACATGCACAGTTCATGGATATTGCCGGCCAAATGATGCCGGAGTTGCAACACAAGCCGACCATGGATATTTTGTATTGAAACGTACCGGCCCGAATCAAATATTGATTTTGCTAAATTAACTTCCGGTACTGAAGTGAGATCATTGAGGATTTTTACAAGAGAGCAATAATGAAGTTCTGAAATCAACGGAATACAGGGAAGTAAGTAATACATTAAAGATAAATATTCAAGATAAGTAATCAGTTAATATTGTGAGCAGCCGACTGATGAAGACTGATGAAGTCGGTTCTCGGTTCTTTATTATATAACTATTTCACAAAACCCGTATTTTATACATATGTCTATATTTAAACTTAGAGCCATGTGGATCCCCTAAATCAGCTGGTATATACAGTGACAACTTATAATCCTCTGTTTTATCCGTACAAAAAAACTTTACATTTTGATCATTTGCCCTTTTTCCCGCCAACCTTCAAATACCAATCCCTCAGGCAACTTACCTAAGACTGGCGACAATTTAGGTTCAAACGCATCTTTAACTTGCAGACATTGGTAGTGTTAAAATCCATAAAAGAGTAAAAATCAACTACTTCTGGGTTTAAGATGTTCATACTACGTTTGATTATTGATATGTCTGATGAACCTTCAGTTAAAAGTATGATTCGTTCATTCCTTATATACGAATCGGCCAATTCCACCAATGTTTCTTCACAAATTCTATCGTTCTCAGAACACCAACCACCATCCACTAAAGAAGAAAAATCAATAACACAGTTTTCATCATCGCCATATAACTCCAAAATTGCTCGAAATACATATCGCATGTCAGAACTTATAAAACCAAAGATCGATTCCCCTTCATAATCCGCATTCATCATAAAATACTGCATTGGATAATCAGTTATCACAATATTATCTTTGTAATACAAGTAGTGACTGTAAGGCGAATTGATTATACATTCCAAAGATTTCAACCAATTGTCGAACGTGTAATTATTGATTTCTATTTCAACGAATCCTTCTCCGCTTAAATAACTACAATATTGAACAGATTCATTGTATGAGATAAACTCCTTCTTTGCTTTATCTATTGTAAAACCCAAAATATCTAAACGTAATTTAATATTTTTTACAGTAGTGCAATATTCACATATCAACCTCTCCTCATTATCTTCATCTTGCACGCTCTCTATTTTTTTATCATTTTCACGATATAGTGTAAGCCATATAGGGCTTACATGATTCTTGCTTAAAGAGAAATGAAATCCATTTATACCAATCGATGCGTAGCTACCCACAGAATAATTCTCCCTTTATTGAGTCTTCGTTCTGTCGTTTAACGTCTCCTGTATTCCCTAATCCGAGGAACTTATGCACCCGAATTGGTCTGCTGTTTAACCATATTTTTCATTTTATCTAGCTCCCAGATTCCATGATTTTCGACTTCTCTAAAAATCACTGTATCAAATTCATTCCAAGTTGGATTATTGCTATTTTGGTATCGCAAGATGAACGCTTGTGAAATTGATTCGTCTTCGTTTAAATGCCCTCTTAGCCACAATTCAACTGACAGATAATATCTTTTTTTAAAGACATCTTGATACGATAATTTTGTAAGGAAAGTTGTAAATTCTAAATCATCGATACTATTTTCAAATTTAAACCTGATTACAAACGGGACTGTTATGTCTTCGGGTAAATTAATAATATTCGGACTCACACTAAAAGCGTTACCTCTTTTATTAACAAATGATTCAACTTTTAAGTTAATGGTCGGCCCTTTACCAATATTTTTAAGACCGAAGAATGAAATCCCCCTATATTTTACATGTTCATCTAAGGGATATTCGAAGTCATAAACAAATAATCTATCGTTAGTATCAGTTGAGTTCAAATTAGTCGGTATTATTAATGGCCTATTTGCAGCTCTCCTGGTTTTGATATTCTCTATCCATAAGAAAACTGTCAGTATAGCAACTAATAGCGCTGCCACCTGACCAATAGCATAAAAGATATTTATATACTCATTTATAAAATCAATCATATTTTACCCTCCTACTCGAGAAGTATTAGCTCCTCAATGCCATTTTTTAATTTGAGTTCTTAATTACATAATTCTATTAATATGTATAACTTTCCTGTCTTTCTCTCTGTGAACGACAAAATTAGTCACGCTTATGTACGTGACTAATTCATGATGTAGATATAAGTTGACAGTCTATATAAGAAACCTTGGTATAACGGCAAAAACCTTCATTTAGGACAATATATTTTACATTGTATTTTATACATATGTCGTTCATGCTCCTTTTATAGAAATTAGAAAAGGCCGCCAACCGGCAGCCTCAAGCTTTTTTGATTTGGGTTCTGAATTGTTCGTTGAGTCATTAGCTACAACAGGTTTCTTAAAGTAAACCCCTCTGGATCATTAACCCCTCAGCTTAACTTCAAATTCTGGGCACCTATTCCAACTTTCTTTAATAGATGAATGAGCTGTTCTTTTTCTTCATTCGTTATAAATGATAAGTTTTGCGAAATGGTTATGATGTGTTTGGAATAAATTTCCGTAAATAGGTCTCTTCCTTCCTTAGTCAAAACAATATTGGAAGCCCTTCTGTCATCTGGGTTAAGTTGTCTTGCGAGTAGCCTTTTTTTTTCTAACTTATCGATAACATAGGTTATACTGCCGCTAGGAATAGAGAACTTTTCACTGATTTTTTGTACAGGATGCGGACCTTTACTGTAAAGCAATTCAAGAATCATAAAATTCTCGTGATTGATATTGTAACTCTCTATATCTTTTCTTATATTTTCAAATAGAGACCTGGAAGAATTCATCCATATACGAAACAACCTCAAATCCAA
This portion of the Cohnella abietis genome encodes:
- a CDS encoding HEPN/Toprim-associated domain-containing protein — translated: MGSYASIGINGFHFSLSKNHVSPIWLTLYRENDKKIESVQDEDNEERLICEYCTTVKNIKLRLDILGFTIDKAKKEFISYNESVQYCSYLSGEGFVEIEINNYTFDNWLKSLECIINSPYSHYLYYKDNIVITDYPMQYFMMNADYEGESIFGFISSDMRYVFRAILELYGDDENCVIDFSSLVDGGWCSENDRICEETLVELADSYIRNERIILLTEGSSDISIIKRSMNILNPEVVDFYSFMDFNTTNVCKLKMRLNLNCRQS
- a CDS encoding MarR family winged helix-turn-helix transcriptional regulator; translation: MHDQSQLDLRLFRIWMNSSRSLFENIRKDIESYNINHENFMILELLYSKGPHPVQKISEKFSIPSGSITYVIDKLEKKRLLARQLNPDDRRASNIVLTKEGRDLFTEIYSKHIITISQNLSFITNEEKEQLIHLLKKVGIGAQNLKLS